One genomic segment of Paenibacillus sp. FSL H8-0332 includes these proteins:
- a CDS encoding SNF2 helicase associated domain-containing protein, producing MGFQVPERVIKLLCGNAAFDQGMAYYHAHKVDLVYTEHNEEDEYSKYRAEVHGLESHEIALIIDSDGDVQGECTCPAYYHGGPFCKHIAAALVTVLYRSRAAEAEPAEDMQGDAEEAYPTRAGSPPLAQGSPGPSGAEHRERSGDRQLVSSMLGIFTGGRQRPSGAGTYIDLRTPLQVEFICRPFTIGYSSTMLGIEMKLGPKRLYIAQKIRPFLEQVHRGEPFEFTAHFSYDPALHSFSKEDNEVLLKLIEIMQNEKVYNRLNNPYATGSSLPGNDRLLPVTPFFWESLYPTLEAAPAVRLQHGELLLEHLSLSEEPLPLSFQFDQAQEEGYRLDVRGLEQLTILESYGLVLTEGRLLKLPAQECGRLSELKRMLSGSRRDSLAIAPEQMEPFMETVIPGLKKLGRVSIADTIADRIVQTQLHARLYLDRVRDRLLAGLEFQYGGIVINPLEEKAHERSSEVILMRDGEAERRILDLMAHESFSRTESGYIMRDEDGEFDFLHHTIPLLEPLLQVYATTAVKDRVLTEHAAPKVSLSWNEKTDWLDFKFAMEGITEKDITEVLKSLQEKRKYHRLKDGALLPLDTAEFQEIVALMNELGVRSVDIRSTEFSLPLVRALHLHAGTVQGETIQTGRSFRRLLANMASPENLDFPVPESLASVLRDYQQYGFQWMRTLAHYRFGGILADDMGLGKTLQSITFLLSMLEDIRQSGVPALIVAPASLLYNWLNELKRFAPEIQAVIADGTAGERSRTVRNTAGYDVIITSYPLLRRDVDEYAKRSFHTLILDEAQMIKNHETMTSQAVRLLQTRYRFALTGTPVENALEDLWSIFSVVFPGLFPGKKAFHDLPRETVARRARPFLLRRLKSDVLKELPDKIESIQASELLPEQKRLYVAYLARLRKEALKHLDSDSFGNGRIKVLAGLTRLRQLCCHPALFVDGYTGGSGKFEQLLEIIDECRSSGKRMLIFSQFTQMLGMIGRELALLGIPHFYLDGQTPASQRVELCSRFNEGERDLFLISLKAGGTGLNLTGADTVILYDLWWNPAVEQQAADRAHRIGQKKIVQVIRLVAQGTVEDKMYELQQKKKNLIDEVIQPGQEALSSLSEQDIREILSI from the coding sequence GTGGGTTTTCAGGTGCCGGAACGGGTAATTAAGCTGCTGTGCGGCAATGCCGCTTTTGATCAGGGGATGGCTTATTATCATGCCCATAAGGTGGACCTTGTCTATACGGAGCATAACGAGGAAGACGAATATTCCAAATACCGCGCTGAGGTTCATGGGCTGGAGAGCCATGAGATTGCGCTGATTATCGACAGTGACGGGGATGTGCAGGGGGAATGCACCTGCCCGGCGTACTATCACGGCGGACCCTTCTGCAAGCATATTGCGGCGGCGCTGGTGACGGTCCTCTACCGTAGCCGGGCTGCCGAAGCTGAACCGGCTGAGGATATGCAGGGAGATGCGGAGGAGGCTTACCCTACAAGGGCTGGCAGTCCGCCGCTGGCGCAAGGCAGCCCCGGCCCCTCCGGGGCAGAGCACAGGGAGCGCAGCGGAGACCGCCAGCTGGTGAGCAGCATGCTCGGAATATTCACCGGAGGGCGGCAGCGGCCAAGCGGTGCAGGCACGTATATCGATCTGCGGACACCGCTCCAGGTCGAATTCATCTGCCGGCCCTTCACCATCGGCTACAGCAGCACGATGCTTGGAATTGAAATGAAGCTGGGTCCTAAGCGCCTCTATATCGCGCAGAAGATCAGACCTTTTCTGGAGCAGGTTCACCGGGGCGAGCCTTTTGAGTTCACAGCGCATTTCAGCTATGATCCCGCCCTGCACAGCTTCTCTAAGGAAGATAATGAGGTCCTGCTGAAGCTGATTGAGATCATGCAGAATGAGAAGGTCTACAACAGACTCAACAATCCGTATGCTACCGGCTCCAGCCTTCCGGGAAATGACCGGCTGCTGCCGGTGACCCCTTTTTTCTGGGAGAGTCTGTATCCCACACTAGAAGCAGCGCCTGCTGTACGCCTTCAACATGGAGAGCTTCTGCTTGAGCACTTGTCCCTCTCGGAGGAGCCGCTGCCGCTTAGCTTCCAGTTCGACCAGGCACAGGAGGAAGGCTACCGGCTGGATGTCCGGGGGCTTGAGCAGCTTACGATTCTGGAGAGCTACGGGCTGGTCTTGACTGAAGGCAGGCTGCTGAAGCTCCCGGCGCAGGAATGCGGGCGTCTCTCCGAGCTGAAGCGGATGCTCAGCGGCAGCCGGCGGGACAGCCTGGCGATTGCGCCCGAGCAGATGGAGCCTTTCATGGAAACGGTCATTCCCGGGCTGAAGAAGCTGGGCAGGGTGAGCATTGCCGACACTATAGCAGACCGCATCGTCCAGACCCAGCTCCACGCCAGGCTCTACCTGGACCGGGTGAGGGACCGGCTGCTGGCCGGGCTTGAATTCCAGTACGGCGGGATTGTGATCAATCCGCTCGAGGAGAAGGCGCATGAGCGGAGCAGCGAGGTCATTCTGATGCGGGACGGGGAAGCGGAGCGGCGGATTCTGGACCTGATGGCGCATGAGTCCTTCTCGCGGACGGAGAGCGGATATATCATGCGTGACGAGGACGGGGAATTCGACTTCCTGCACCATACCATCCCGCTCTTGGAACCGCTGCTTCAGGTCTATGCGACCACTGCAGTCAAGGATCGGGTGCTTACGGAGCATGCTGCGCCCAAGGTCAGCCTGAGCTGGAACGAGAAGACCGACTGGCTGGACTTCAAGTTCGCCATGGAGGGCATCACGGAGAAGGATATTACAGAGGTCCTGAAATCCCTCCAGGAAAAGCGTAAATATCACCGGCTCAAGGACGGAGCCCTGCTTCCGCTGGATACCGCAGAATTCCAGGAAATCGTCGCGCTGATGAACGAGCTGGGCGTCCGCAGTGTGGATATCCGAAGTACGGAGTTCTCCCTGCCGCTGGTGCGCGCTCTTCATCTCCATGCGGGCACTGTCCAGGGAGAGACCATCCAGACCGGCCGCTCCTTCCGGCGGTTGCTGGCCAACATGGCGAGTCCCGAGAATCTGGACTTCCCTGTACCCGAGAGTCTCGCTTCTGTGCTGCGGGATTATCAGCAGTACGGCTTCCAGTGGATGAGGACGCTGGCCCATTACCGCTTCGGCGGGATTCTGGCGGACGATATGGGCCTCGGCAAAACACTGCAGAGCATCACCTTCCTGCTCTCTATGCTGGAGGACATCCGGCAGAGCGGTGTGCCTGCACTTATTGTAGCGCCGGCCTCCCTGCTCTATAACTGGCTTAACGAGCTGAAGCGCTTCGCCCCGGAGATTCAGGCGGTCATTGCCGACGGCACCGCCGGTGAGCGCAGCCGGACCGTGCGGAACACGGCCGGGTATGATGTCATTATTACTTCTTACCCGCTGCTGCGCAGAGATGTGGACGAGTATGCCAAGCGGTCGTTCCACACGCTCATTCTGGATGAAGCACAGATGATCAAGAATCATGAGACTATGACTTCACAGGCGGTCAGACTGCTTCAGACCCGCTACCGCTTTGCGCTGACCGGTACACCGGTGGAGAATGCGCTGGAGGACCTGTGGTCGATCTTCAGCGTCGTCTTCCCCGGCTTGTTCCCCGGGAAGAAGGCCTTCCATGACCTGCCCCGGGAGACGGTCGCCAGACGCGCCCGCCCCTTCCTGCTGCGCCGCTTGAAGAGCGATGTGCTGAAGGAGCTGCCGGACAAAATCGAGTCCATCCAGGCCTCCGAGCTGCTGCCGGAGCAGAAGCGGCTCTATGTCGCCTACCTGGCCCGGCTGCGCAAAGAAGCGCTCAAGCATCTGGACAGCGACAGCTTCGGCAATGGCCGGATCAAGGTGCTGGCCGGACTGACCCGGCTGCGCCAGCTGTGCTGCCATCCGGCCCTGTTCGTAGACGGATATACCGGGGGCTCCGGCAAATTCGAGCAGCTGCTGGAGATCATCGACGAATGCCGCAGCTCCGGCAAGCGGATGCTGATCTTCTCGCAGTTCACGCAGATGCTCGGCATGATCGGGCGTGAGCTGGCGCTACTCGGGATTCCGCATTTCTATCTGGACGGACAGACCCCGGCCTCCCAGCGGGTTGAGCTGTGCAGCCGCTTCAATGAAGGCGAGCGCGACCTGTTCCTGATCTCGCTGAAGGCAGGCGGCACCGGCCTCAACCTGACCGGCGCTGACACGGTCATTCTCTATGACCTGTGGTGGAACCCTGCGGTTGAACAGCAGGCCGCCGACCGCGCCCACCGGATCGGGCAGAAAAAGATCGTCCAGGTCATCCGCCTGGTAGCCCAGGGTACGGTGGAGGATAAAATGTACGAGCTGCAGCAGAAAAAGAAAAACCTGATTGACGAGGTGATCCAGCCGGGGCAGGAGGCGTTGTCGAGCCTGAGCGAGCAGGATATCCGTGAGATCCTCTCCATCTGA
- the argS gene encoding arginine--tRNA ligase has protein sequence MLSELIQESLKQSVHTIALTLGVPAIAEVNVDLEQPASADHGDYSSNIAMQLARPLRKAPLAIAGLIVAELEASGSVHGLVLRTEVAGPGFINMYLDWEAWARAKGNFALPKGAEGLKVIVEHTSVNPNKSLHIGHLRNSCIGDALVRVLRATGHTVEVHNYVDDLGNQLADTVAGLLNVPLAGAHVRFGDYCWDIYAEINKTYAQQPEMVQKRTEILHALEEGHGNTAWIGNLVAGQIVKEHVEEMRGFGIDYDLLVWESSILKEGFWSSAFELLSQTEIFVQETEGKLAGCWILKQPADDTAPDTQEEHQKDKVLVRSNGILTYTAKDIAYHLWKFGLLEKDFSYSEFQSGLWTTGLSGQALPFGRADQVVNVIDYRQEYPQLMVKQALKALAFGVQADALHHVSYGVVSLSPASAAGLGIDTSSGKSSYAMSGRQGVGIKVTELVRLMEDMIESTRSDKNGLSSRLIATAAIRYYLLRFNLGTEIVFDFKQAMEISGNTGVYLMYAYARAQRVLSKAAAAGGGGESGGSENGVGEFGVGESGVGESGGGESGGGESGGGESGGGESGVGESGGGESGGGESGVGGVPLFPAQLEAAELALLRQLSLWQDTLYTASRELTPNTICNYAYSLASLFSNFYSACPILKGGEASITFRLWLTRSFTDTLGEALDVLGLPKPERM, from the coding sequence ATGCTAAGTGAGCTTATCCAAGAAAGTCTGAAGCAGTCTGTTCACACAATCGCGTTAACCCTGGGCGTGCCCGCCATCGCAGAAGTAAATGTTGACCTGGAGCAGCCGGCGAGTGCTGACCACGGGGATTATTCCAGCAATATCGCCATGCAGCTCGCCCGCCCCTTGCGCAAAGCTCCACTGGCTATCGCCGGGCTGATCGTTGCCGAGCTCGAAGCTTCGGGCTCTGTTCACGGACTGGTGCTGAGAACCGAGGTGGCCGGGCCGGGGTTTATTAATATGTATCTGGATTGGGAGGCCTGGGCACGGGCGAAGGGGAATTTCGCGCTGCCTAAGGGTGCTGAGGGGTTGAAGGTGATTGTCGAGCATACTTCCGTCAACCCGAATAAAAGCCTGCACATCGGCCACCTGAGAAACTCCTGTATCGGGGATGCGCTGGTGAGAGTACTGCGGGCGACCGGCCATACCGTTGAGGTGCACAACTATGTGGATGATCTCGGCAATCAGCTGGCAGATACCGTAGCAGGTCTGCTGAATGTTCCGCTGGCGGGAGCCCATGTCCGGTTCGGGGACTATTGCTGGGACATCTATGCCGAGATTAACAAAACGTACGCGCAGCAGCCCGAGATGGTGCAGAAGCGGACCGAGATTCTTCATGCGCTGGAGGAGGGCCATGGCAATACCGCCTGGATTGGCAACCTCGTCGCCGGGCAGATCGTGAAAGAGCATGTAGAGGAGATGCGGGGGTTCGGCATTGACTACGATCTGCTGGTGTGGGAGAGCAGCATTCTGAAGGAGGGCTTCTGGTCCTCGGCATTCGAGCTGCTGTCGCAGACGGAGATTTTCGTGCAGGAGACGGAAGGCAAGCTGGCAGGCTGCTGGATTCTGAAGCAACCTGCTGACGACACCGCACCGGACACGCAGGAGGAGCATCAGAAGGATAAGGTGCTGGTGCGCTCGAACGGAATTCTGACCTATACCGCCAAGGACATTGCCTATCATCTGTGGAAGTTCGGACTGCTGGAGAAGGACTTCAGCTACAGCGAATTTCAGAGCGGACTGTGGACGACCGGCTTGAGCGGACAGGCTCTTCCTTTTGGACGGGCGGACCAGGTCGTGAACGTCATCGATTACCGGCAGGAATATCCGCAGCTGATGGTCAAGCAGGCGCTCAAGGCACTGGCATTCGGTGTGCAGGCAGACGCGCTGCATCATGTCAGCTATGGGGTGGTCTCGCTGAGTCCCGCTTCTGCGGCAGGGCTGGGCATTGATACCTCCAGCGGCAAAAGCTCCTACGCCATGTCCGGGCGCCAGGGAGTCGGCATTAAGGTAACCGAGCTCGTGCGGCTCATGGAAGACATGATTGAATCCACCCGTTCGGACAAAAACGGCCTGTCCAGCCGGCTCATCGCCACCGCTGCCATCCGTTACTACCTGCTGCGCTTCAATCTGGGCACCGAGATTGTGTTCGACTTCAAGCAGGCAATGGAAATCTCCGGCAACACCGGCGTCTACCTGATGTACGCCTACGCCCGGGCGCAGCGCGTGCTTAGTAAGGCCGCTGCGGCGGGTGGCGGGGGCGAGAGCGGCGGGAGTGAGAACGGTGTTGGCGAGTTCGGCGTTGGCGAGTCTGGCGTTGGCGAGTCTGGCGGTGGCGAGTCTGGCGGTGGCGAGTCTGGCGGTGGCGAGTCTGGCGGTGGCGAGTCCGGCGTTGGCGAGTCTGGCGGTGGCGAGTCTGGCGGTGGCGAGTCCGGCGTGGGCGGCGTGCCGCTGTTCCCGGCGCAGCTCGAAGCAGCTGAGCTTGCTCTGCTCAGACAGCTCAGCTTGTGGCAGGACACACTCTACACAGCAAGCCGGGAGCTTACGCCGAATACGATCTGTAACTATGCCTATTCCCTGGCCTCGTTGTTCAGCAACTTCTACTCGGCTTGTCCGATTCTAAAAGGCGGTGAAGCCAGCATCACCTTCCGCCTGTGGCTGACCCGGAGCTTCACCGATACGCTGGGCGAGGCGCTCGACGTACTCGGTCTGCCTAAGCCCGAGCGGATGTAG
- a CDS encoding IS3 family transposase, with the protein MADEAIKRGYSATLVLRIVEVQPSTYYAHKKRFLGLWSAPDAVVTSGRPIPAYSLTTGGLRVSDLQIEEWLSELVEGEENGYGYRNLAYALSVQQGLILNHKKAYRLCKKLGLLQKKPVRNLKYPRRLARNRVVTGPNQLWQIDIKYGYIHGYDRFFFIFDMIDVFDRCIVGYHVGASCTAKQVCATLREALGRRLQPGDPSPVIRSDNGPQFLSDVFGELCAETQRPLEHERIPPKTPNMNAYIESFHSILERDLYTKRYFETFEEAYEAVAVYINFYNERRFHGSLQRMSPKQYHAAWKAGKLKPIEIKL; encoded by the coding sequence CTGGCCGACGAAGCGATAAAGCGGGGTTATTCGGCTACACTGGTTCTACGTATCGTGGAGGTTCAACCTTCCACCTATTATGCGCATAAAAAACGTTTCCTGGGGCTTTGGAGTGCCCCGGATGCGGTCGTGACTTCGGGTCGTCCGATCCCCGCCTATTCCCTCACTACCGGCGGTCTGCGGGTCAGTGACCTACAGATCGAGGAGTGGCTGAGTGAGCTGGTAGAGGGCGAGGAGAACGGCTATGGCTACCGGAACCTGGCGTATGCCCTATCGGTCCAGCAGGGCTTAATCCTCAACCACAAGAAGGCGTACCGGCTGTGCAAGAAGCTCGGATTGCTTCAGAAAAAGCCGGTGAGGAACCTAAAATACCCTCGACGTTTAGCGCGAAATCGAGTGGTCACCGGCCCCAACCAACTCTGGCAGATTGACATTAAATATGGATACATTCATGGCTACGACCGCTTCTTTTTTATCTTTGATATGATTGATGTGTTTGACCGCTGTATCGTCGGCTACCACGTGGGCGCGAGCTGTACAGCGAAGCAAGTCTGTGCCACGTTAAGGGAGGCGCTGGGCCGACGTTTACAGCCTGGAGATCCCTCACCGGTGATCCGTTCCGATAACGGCCCGCAATTCCTAAGCGACGTCTTTGGCGAGCTGTGTGCGGAAACGCAGCGTCCTCTGGAGCATGAGCGGATTCCTCCAAAAACGCCGAATATGAACGCCTACATTGAGTCGTTTCACAGTATTTTGGAGAGAGATTTGTACACGAAAAGGTACTTTGAAACGTTTGAAGAAGCCTATGAAGCGGTCGCAGTTTATATTAATTTTTACAACGAGCGCCGTTTTCATGGCAGTTTGCAGCGCATGAGCCCCAAGCAATACCACGCCGCATGGAAAGCAGGCAAGCTAAAACCGATAGAAATAAAGCTGTAA
- a CDS encoding helix-turn-helix domain-containing protein — MRSNKLYDEQRIKVAQEAINGTKVSFLARKYSVSPSTIANWVKFYKERFGEEATPSVQERIEDAERVQDLETKMETAIKLLGEKDLEIELLRELLKKANPAYKTNSNWPTKR; from the coding sequence ATGAGAAGCAACAAGTTGTATGACGAACAGCGGATCAAAGTAGCCCAAGAAGCGATCAATGGAACCAAGGTTTCCTTCCTGGCCCGAAAGTATTCCGTCTCTCCCAGCACCATTGCCAATTGGGTGAAGTTCTACAAAGAACGATTTGGAGAAGAGGCCACTCCGTCCGTCCAAGAACGGATTGAAGATGCGGAGCGTGTCCAAGATCTGGAGACGAAGATGGAGACGGCCATTAAGTTATTGGGTGAAAAGGATCTGGAAATCGAACTGCTGCGTGAACTCTTAAAAAAAGCCAACCCCGCTTACAAGACAAACTCGAACTGGCCGACGAAGCGATAA
- the asnB gene encoding asparagine synthase (glutamine-hydrolyzing), with protein MCGITGFVQWRGDLTGHSQLLVRMTETLANRGPDAAGTWISGPIAFGHRRLSVIDPENGAQPMIARHEDKLYAIVYNGELYNAPELKKELKQRGHHFLTECDTEVLLHAYIEWGPDCTEKLNGIFAFAVWDSLRDQVFLARDRLGVKPLFYSQVDDVFVFGSEPKALLQHPLVQPKVGPEGLAEIFIIGPARTPGQGVYKDIFELRPGHAMIYSRSGIRTYAYWKLESVQHTDNVDETAARVRELLQDTLERQLVSDVPVCSLLSGGLDSSALTALAVDYYKRTGQGRVDTFSVDYVDNDKHFKSHAFQPGADGPWIQRMVDELDTNHHFIAFDTPELVAALDNALYSRDLPGMTDVDSSLYLFCQEIKKKATVAISGEAADEIFGGYPWFHREEMLSSGTFPWSVAPTMRASLLSPEIREWIRPLEYLGDRYSDAVAEVPKLDGETGKQAQMRVMSYLNITRFMPTLLDRKDRMSMGVGLEVRVPYCDHRLVQYVFNIPWEIKMVGNREKGILRKALEGVLPDDVLYRKKSPYPKTHNPAYLNKVRSQVLSILDDPSSPILPLIDPAKIREIAASPESSTNLPWFGQLMSGPQLFAYLAQVNLWLKTYNVSIG; from the coding sequence ATGTGCGGAATAACCGGATTTGTCCAGTGGCGCGGTGATCTTACAGGGCACTCGCAACTGCTTGTCAGAATGACCGAAACATTAGCCAACCGCGGACCGGATGCAGCCGGAACCTGGATTTCAGGGCCTATTGCCTTCGGACACCGCCGACTCAGCGTCATCGATCCTGAGAACGGTGCACAGCCGATGATTGCCCGCCATGAGGATAAGTTATACGCAATAGTATATAACGGCGAGCTATATAATGCCCCTGAGCTGAAAAAAGAGCTGAAGCAGCGCGGGCATCATTTTCTCACGGAATGCGATACAGAGGTTCTGCTGCATGCCTACATCGAATGGGGTCCGGATTGCACGGAGAAGCTCAATGGCATCTTCGCCTTTGCCGTCTGGGACAGCCTGCGCGATCAGGTATTCCTGGCCCGCGACCGTCTGGGTGTGAAGCCGCTGTTCTACAGCCAAGTCGATGACGTCTTCGTCTTCGGGTCCGAGCCCAAGGCGCTGCTGCAGCATCCCCTGGTCCAGCCGAAGGTCGGGCCGGAGGGTCTGGCCGAGATTTTCATTATCGGTCCAGCCCGGACTCCGGGACAAGGGGTATACAAAGATATATTCGAGCTTCGCCCCGGTCATGCCATGATTTACAGCCGCAGCGGAATCCGCACCTATGCTTATTGGAAGCTGGAGAGTGTTCAGCACACGGATAACGTAGATGAAACGGCAGCACGGGTGCGTGAATTACTTCAGGATACGCTTGAACGCCAGCTGGTCTCCGATGTTCCGGTCTGCTCTCTGCTCTCCGGCGGACTCGATTCCAGCGCCCTGACTGCGCTTGCCGTGGATTATTACAAACGGACCGGCCAGGGCCGGGTCGATACCTTCTCCGTCGATTATGTAGACAACGATAAGCATTTCAAAAGCCATGCCTTCCAGCCCGGAGCTGACGGTCCCTGGATTCAGCGGATGGTCGACGAGCTGGACACGAACCATCACTTTATCGCTTTTGACACACCGGAGCTGGTAGCCGCACTCGATAACGCCCTGTACTCCCGTGATTTGCCGGGAATGACCGACGTGGATTCCTCACTCTATTTGTTCTGCCAGGAGATCAAAAAGAAAGCCACCGTAGCCATCTCAGGCGAAGCCGCAGACGAAATCTTCGGCGGCTATCCCTGGTTCCACCGCGAGGAGATGTTATCTTCCGGTACCTTCCCCTGGTCAGTGGCTCCCACAATGCGCGCCAGTCTATTGTCGCCAGAAATCAGGGAGTGGATACGTCCGCTGGAATATTTGGGTGACCGTTATAGCGATGCGGTGGCTGAGGTACCTAAGCTTGACGGCGAAACCGGCAAACAGGCACAGATGCGGGTGATGTCCTATCTCAACATTACCCGCTTCATGCCGACCCTGCTGGACCGTAAGGACCGGATGAGCATGGGCGTGGGACTGGAGGTACGCGTTCCGTATTGTGACCACCGGCTGGTGCAATATGTTTTTAACATTCCATGGGAGATTAAGATGGTAGGCAACCGGGAGAAAGGCATCCTGCGCAAGGCGCTGGAGGGTGTACTGCCGGACGATGTGCTCTACCGCAAAAAAAGCCCGTACCCCAAAACGCATAATCCTGCCTATCTGAACAAGGTGCGCTCACAGGTACTAAGCATTCTGGACGATCCTTCTTCACCCATTCTGCCGCTCATTGATCCGGCCAAAATCAGGGAAATCGCCGCATCACCAGAGTCCTCCACCAATCTGCCCTGGTTCGGGCAGCTGATGTCCGGCCCGCAATTATTCGCTTATCTGGCCCAGGTCAACCTGTGGCTAAAGACATACAATGTGTCCATCGGCTGA
- a CDS encoding class I SAM-dependent methyltransferase — protein MQQEVEQYWEGEAELYSEGIQKELNGFQREAWLKLILGHAPQKESLHVLDIGCGPGFFSVILSSAGHLVTAIDCTDNMLEEARLHSSREGVNVTFRKMDSHKLDFAAESFDLIVCRNVTWSLADPQSAYKEWERVLKPEGRLLVFDANWNRHLWDEEMARKHAEDQQAYIDRGYGELPHHKDIEETDRLSLALPLTREWRPKWDVQALTEVGFSAVYTEENLNDKVMDEKQQVLNRSTPMFMICAVK, from the coding sequence ATGCAGCAAGAGGTAGAACAGTATTGGGAAGGCGAAGCAGAGCTTTATAGTGAAGGAATTCAAAAGGAACTGAACGGTTTCCAGCGGGAGGCCTGGCTGAAGCTTATCCTTGGTCATGCTCCGCAGAAGGAAAGCCTGCATGTTCTGGATATTGGCTGTGGTCCCGGTTTTTTCTCTGTCATTCTCTCCAGCGCCGGACATTTGGTTACGGCCATTGATTGTACAGACAATATGCTGGAAGAGGCGCGTCTGCACTCCAGCCGGGAAGGGGTCAATGTTACTTTCCGCAAGATGGACTCGCATAAGCTGGATTTTGCTGCGGAAAGCTTTGATCTAATCGTGTGCCGCAATGTCACTTGGAGTCTTGCCGATCCGCAGTCAGCCTACAAGGAGTGGGAAAGAGTGCTCAAGCCGGAGGGACGGCTGCTGGTCTTCGATGCCAACTGGAACCGTCATCTATGGGATGAAGAGATGGCGCGGAAGCATGCGGAGGATCAGCAAGCCTATATAGATAGGGGCTATGGTGAGCTTCCGCATCATAAGGATATAGAAGAAACTGACCGTCTGAGTCTTGCCTTGCCGCTGACCAGAGAGTGGCGGCCGAAGTGGGATGTGCAGGCACTCACAGAGGTGGGCTTCTCTGCTGTCTATACAGAAGAGAATCTGAACGATAAGGTGATGGATGAGAAACAGCAGGTCTTGAACCGGTCAACGCCGATGTTCATGATTTGCGCTGTAAAGTGA
- a CDS encoding methyltransferase domain-containing protein, which translates to MMLKEISKYWSSSSESYDKVIQTQFRSTKTIDLWKQLLTKGLGNKPRQKVLDVGTGPGFFSILLSQMGHQPTAVDASQGMIERASRNFKDFGYTVPAYVGDAADLHNEVEDSFEAVVCRDVVWTLPDPQKAYAEWYRILKPGGTLIIFDGNYLYKESKTVFRRLWYALSWTLILFTERRIRQRSSQDKSLLSELPFVNVLRPEADEKALIQAGFRSIDIQRNFIPARAMPLNYLKYGYQNVNRFMILAKKE; encoded by the coding sequence TTCGAAATACTGGAGTTCCAGCTCGGAGAGCTATGACAAGGTCATCCAGACTCAGTTCCGCAGTACAAAAACCATAGACCTCTGGAAACAGCTGCTGACGAAAGGGCTGGGAAATAAACCTCGTCAAAAGGTGCTGGATGTGGGCACCGGACCGGGATTCTTCTCTATCCTCTTATCGCAGATGGGTCACCAGCCTACAGCGGTGGATGCCTCACAGGGAATGATAGAAAGGGCTTCCCGGAACTTCAAAGACTTTGGCTATACCGTTCCGGCTTATGTAGGTGACGCTGCTGACTTGCATAATGAAGTAGAGGACAGCTTCGAGGCGGTGGTCTGCAGAGATGTGGTATGGACGCTGCCTGATCCCCAGAAGGCGTATGCAGAGTGGTACCGGATTTTAAAGCCGGGCGGGACCCTGATTATTTTTGACGGTAATTATTTGTATAAAGAGAGCAAGACCGTATTTCGCAGACTTTGGTATGCCTTGTCCTGGACCCTTATTCTGTTCACAGAACGAAGAATCCGCCAGCGGAGCAGTCAGGATAAAAGCCTTTTGAGCGAGCTGCCGTTTGTTAATGTACTTAGACCTGAAGCCGATGAAAAAGCGCTGATACAGGCCGGATTCCGCAGCATAGATATTCAGAGGAACTTTATTCCTGCCCGCGCAATGCCCCTGAATTATTTGAAATACGGTTATCAGAATGTGAACCGGTTCATGATACTTGCCAAGAAGGAGTGA